From the Sanguibacter sp. HDW7 genome, the window CGCTCACTGTCGCGGCGGACAAGGTCGCGGCACTCGAGGCGAACCGCGAGCTCGTCGCGTCGGAGACCCTGGCGGTCGAGCTCACGGTCGTCGCAGGCGAGCCGTCCGTGCACGTCGAGAAGCGGGACGCATGATGGCGAAGAACACGCAGCCCGACGACGGCCGCAGCCCCGAGCTCGCGGCCGTCTACGCGGAGATCGTCGGCCGCAACCCCGAGCACGACTTCGAGCCGACGCTCGGACGCGTGGAGCGGGTGTGCGAGCTGCTCGGCGACCCGCAGCGAGCCTTCAAGTCGATCCACCTCACAGGGACGAATGGCAAGACGTCGACGGCCCGCATGGTCGAGCAGCTCGTGCGCGAGCAGGGCCTGCGGACCGGTCGGTTCACGAGCCCGCACCTCACGAGCATCACCGAGCGCATCGCGATCGACGGTGAGCCCGTGACGGAGCGGCGATTCGTCGAGATCTTCCGGGATGTCGAGCCGTACGTGCGGATGGTCGACGAGGAGTCGCTCGCCGCGGGCGGACCGCGCCTGAGCTTCTTCGAGGTGCTCACCGTCATGGCGTTCGCCGCGTTCGCGGACGCCCCGGTGGACGTCGCGATCATCGAGGTCGGTCTCGGCGGTAGCTGGGACTCGACGAACGTCGTCGACGCCGAGGTCGCGGTCATCACGCCGATCTCGATCGACCACGAGCGGTGGCTCGGGCACTCGGTCGCGGAGATCGCGCGGACGAAGGCCGGGATCATCAAGGACGGTGCGACTGTCATCGTCTCGGAGCAGCCTGAGGCGGCCGACCGCGAGATCGTCGACGCGGCGGGTGCGCGCGGTGCGCGCCTCGTGCGCGAGGGTCTCGAGCTCGAGGTCGTCCAGCGGCGCGTCGCCGTCGGTGGCCAGCTCCTCGACCTGCGCACGCCGGGCGGCATCTACCAGGAGATCTACCTGCCGCTGCACGGCGCGCACCAGGCGCACAACGCGCTGCTCGGGCTCGCGGCGGTCGAGGCGCTCGTCACGGGCGGCGCCGCGCTGCCTGCGGAGGTCGTCGAGGCGGGGTTCCGGGCGGCGACGTCGCCCGGCCGGCTCGAGGTCCTTCGGTCGAGTCCGACGATCATCATCGACGCCGCGCACAACCCTGCCGGTGCCGAGACGCTCGTCGAGGCGCTCGAGGAGACGTTCGGCCTCACGCGTGTCGTCGCGGTCGTCGCGATCCTCGCGGACAAGGACGCCGAGGGCATCCTCTCGGTGCTCGAGCCGCACGTCGACGAGCTTGTCGTCACGGAGGTGCACTCGGTGCGCGCGACGCCCGCCGAGGAGCTCGGGGCGCTCGCCGAGGAGGTCTTCGGCGAGGATCGCGTGCACGTCCTCCCAGACCTCGCCTCTGCCCTCGACACGGCTGCGACCTTGGCGGAGAGTGAGGACACGGTGGGTGTCGGCGCGGGAGCCGGCGTCGTCGTCGCAGGTTCGGTCATCCTCGCGGCGGAGGCGCGCATCCTGCTCGGACGCCCGTAGGCGACGGTGCCGGGCGCTCCCGTGCACCGCTCAGACGGAGGGTGTGCCATGAAGAAGCTGCTCAACGATCCCGCCAAGGCCGTCGACGAGTCCGTCGAAGGGTTTGGCCTCGCGCACGCGGACCTCGTCGAGGTTCGCACGGACCCGCTCTTCGTCCTGCGGCGGAATCGTCCGCCGCACGGGACGGTCGCGGTCGTCTCGGGCGGTGGTGCGGGGCACGAGCCGCTGCACGCGGGCTTCGTCGGCGAGGGCATGCTCGACGCCGCCGTGCCGGGTGCAGTCTTCACCTCGCCGACGCCCGACCAGGTCGGAGCGGCGTTCGTCGCGGCCGACGCGGGCGGGGGCGTGCTCGCGATCGTCAAGAACTACACGGGCGACGTGCTGAACTTCGAGACGGCCGCGGAGCTTGCGGACGCCGAGGGCGTCACGGTGCGCACGGTGCTCGTGCACGACGACGTCGCGGTCGAGGACTCGCTCTACACGGCGGGTCGCCGCGGCGTCGGCGGCACGGTCATGGTCGAGAAGATCGCGGGCGCGGCCGCGGCGCGCGGCGACGACCTCGACACGGTCGCGGCGCTCGCCGAGCGGGCGTCGGCCGCGGTGCGGTCGATGGGCGTCGCTCTGCACGCGCCGACGGTCCCGCACGTCGGACGGCCGAGCTTTGACCTGGCCGACGACGAGATCGAGATCGGCATCGGCATCCACGGCGAGCCGGGACGGCACCGCATCAAGGCGGCGCCCGCGGACGAGATCACGAAGATGCTCGTCGACCCGGTGGCCGACGACCTCGGCCTCGCGAGCGGCGAGAAGGTCCTGCTGTTCGTCAACGGCATGGGTGGCACGCCGTCCTCGGAGCTCTACGTCGTCTACCGCGCGGCACGCCGTCTGCTCGAGGAGCGTGGCGTCACCGTCGAGCGGTCGCTCGTCGGCTCGTACGTGACGTCGCTCGAGATGCAGGGCTGCTCGGTGACGGTCATGCGGCTCGACGACGAGCTCACAGGGCTGTGGGACGCACCCGTGCACACGCCGGCGCTGCGCTGGTGAGCGCCGTGACGGGGGTTCTCGACGTGGCGTGGGCACGCGCCTGGGTGCTGGCGGCGGCAGCGGCCGTGGCAGACGCGAAGGACGAGCTCACGGAGCTCGACCGGCAGATCGGCGACTCCGACCACGGCGTCAACATGGACCGCGGTTTCCAGGCCGTCGCGGCGAAGGTCCCGGACGCGCCCGCCGAGACGGTGGGCGACGTCCTCAAGCTCGTCGCGACGACGCTCATGTCGACGGTCGGCGGGGCGGCGGGGCCGTTGTACGGCACGGCGTTCCTGCGGGCCGCGAAGGTCACGGCCGTGCCCGAGCTCGGGCCGGACGACGTCGTGGCGCTGCTCGAGGCCGCGCTCGAGGGCCTCGTCGCGCGCGGCAAGGCCGCCGTCGGGGAGAAGACGATGGTCGACGCGTGGACGCCCGCCGCCGCCGCGGCGGCGGAGGCGCGCGATGCCGGGGCCGACCCGACCGGTGTGCTCGAGGCCGCGTTGCGGGGAGCGGAGGAGGGTGCCGCCTCGACGGTGCCGCTCCTCGCGACGAAGGGCCGTGCGAGCTACCTCGGCGAGCGCAGCCAGGGGCACCTCGACCCGGGTGCGCGCTCGACCGTCGTGCTGCTCACCGCAGCGATTGAGGTGGCCCGGGGATGACCGCTGCACGGACGCGTATCGTCCTCGTCTCGCACGCGGACGCGCTGGCCTGCGGGCTCGCGGAGCTCGCGGGCCAGATGGCGCCCGACGTCGACATCGTCCCGGTCGGCGGCCTTGCCGACGGTTCGCTCGGGACCGACTTCGAGCGCATCGAGGCTGCCGTCGTCGGTGCGCCGGGGGAGGTCCTCGTGCTTGCGGACCTCGGCTCGGCCGTGCTGACGACGCAGACGGTCCTCGAGATGGTCGACGACGACGTCGCGGCCCGGACGCACCTTGCTCCCGGGCCGTTCGTCGAGGGTGCGGTCGCAGCGGCCGTCGCGGCCCAGGGCGGCGCGGGTGCGGAGGAGCTCGTCGGCGTCGTGCGTGGGGCTGCCGGCTCGGTCGCGCAGGCGGCGGGGGCGGTGCCTGACGGTCCGGTTCCCGACGGTCCGGTGCCCGGCTCTCCTGCGTCCGACGACGGCGCGGACGGCGTCGTCGCCCGGAGCGTCACCGTCGTCAACCCGCACGGCCTGCACGCCCGGCCTGCGGCCGAGGTCGCGAAGCTCGCGGCGGGCCTGCCCGCCGCGGTGACGCTCGGCGGCGTCGACGCGACGAGCGTCCTCGCGCTCATGGCGCTCGGCGCCACAGCGGGCGCGGAGCTCGAGGTCACGGCTCACGGCGCCGGTGCGTCGGAGTCGGTCGACGCGGTCGTCGAGCTCGTCACGTCGGGCTTCGGCGAGGTCTGAGCCACAGGCCGGGGGCGGCGGGTCCGGGCCCGCGTCCAGCAGGCGCGGGTATCCTTCGGGGCGTGCACGCGTCCTCCGGTCTCCCCGTCCCCGGCCAGCCCATCGAGGCCAAGCCGTCCGCCCGCAAGCAGTTCACCTCGACGATCCTCGTGCTCGAGGCGTTCGTCGTGCTCTTCGCGTGCTTCGTCGCGATGGGTCTCCAGGGCGTGACGGGCGCCGGTGTGGACGCCGTTCCGGAGATGTCGGACGCGACGATCTGGACGGCCGGCGCCATCCTCATGGTCGTTCTTGTTGTCCTCTCTCGCTTCGTGGGGAGCCCCGAAGGGCTCGTCGCGGGCTCGGTCGTGCAGGTCGTCGTCCTCGCGACCGGACTCGTCGTGCCGATGATGTTCATCGTCGGGGCCGTCTTCGCGGTGCTGTGGGTGATGTCGCTGCGCCTCGGCGGGCGCATCGACCGGGAGCGCGCCGAGTACGACGCCGCTCACCCCGAGACCGCTCCCGACGCCTGACGTCTCACCCCTCGGCGCAACGCGGACCTGCGGTGCGCGCCGGGTCCGGACGGTAAGGTCGGACGTATGAGTTCCATCCAGCGCACCCTTGTCCTCGTCAAGCCCGACGGCGTCTCCCGCGGCCTCACCGGTGAGATCCTGCGCCGCATCGAGGCGAAGGGCTACCGCCTCGTCGCGCTCGAGCTGCGCACGGCGCCGGACGCGCTCCTCGAGGAGCACTACGCCGAGCACGAGGGCAAGCCTTTCTACGCTCCCCTCGTCGACTTCATGGGCTCGGGCCCGCTCGTCGCGGCCGTCGTCGAGGGCCACCGCGTCATCGAGGGCTTCCGCTCGCTCGCGGGCACGACCGACCCGACGTCCGCCGCGCCCGGCACCATCCGTGGCGACCTCGGCCGTGACTGGGGCCTGCCCGTCGCGCAGAACCTCGTCCACGGCTCCGACTCGCCCGAGTCGGCCGCACGCGAGATCGGCCTGTGGTTCCCGGGCCTGTGACGGTGTAGCCCGCGCAGCGTGAACTGCTCCGCGCCGTCGACCGTGCCCGCGGTCGGCGGCGCGGTCTCATGTGTGTCAGGTTGTCCACAGTCCGACACCTCCGCATGCGTTCGTCCGAGATGGGCCCTAGGTTCGACGACGAACCCGACCCGGAGGACGCTATGCCCACGCCTGCCACTCGTCCGCACGATGCCCGCTCACGCGCTGTGGTCGCGTGCGTCGCGAGCGCTGTGCTCGCGCTCGTGCTCGGCGCGTGCGGTGAGGACGAGCCCCTGCTGAGGCCCGCTCCGACGACGGCCGCACCGACCGCGGCAGCGACCCCCTCGGCGTCGCCGGCGCCGGCGCCGACCCCGAGTGTCGAGCCAAACCCCGCCGGGCTCCAGCCGCTGCCTGCCGACGAGATCGACGCATCGTTCGTCACCATCGAGAACTTCTTCAAGGCTTACGAGTACGGGCTCGAGTCGGGGGATCCGGCGCCCCTTCGGTCGGTGTCCGGCAAAAACTGCCACATGTGTCAACTGCTCGACGACAACATCGTTACCTTTGCCGAGGCCGATGCAGAAGTGACCGGTGGCAAGTTCGCGATCCAGGTCGCCACGCTCCTCGAGAGCACGAACCCCGGACACCAGGCGTGGCGACTCACGATGACGCAGACGCTGACCACGATCACCGAGCACGATGGAGAGAAGTCGGAGCTCAGGTCCTTCGACGGCGATGCGCTCGTCGAAGTCGCGGTCGGGGACGAGTTTGCGGTCACCGCCATTGACACCACTGTTGACGAGTGAGGCCCATCGTTGAGCGTGCCACGAGGCGTCGACTTCGTGCCGGGGTCTGGGGTGCGTTCCTCGCGGCGTCCTCGCTCGGATGCCTCGCGTCGAGTCCTTGTGCAGCGGCCATGGCGGGTGCCGAGGTGTTGCCTCTTGTCCGCCTCGCTGGGCTGGGTTCGGACTTCGACGATGACTCGAAGGTCCGTGTTCGCGACGAGGACGTAGGCGGCACCGGAACCCCTCGTGACGAACCGGCGCCGCCCGACACTCTGGTTCAGAGACATCCGTGGCAGATCGAGGACTGCCAGATCATCACGATCCCGGTGGCGGAGCCTGATCTGCGGGCCTGGTGCGAGGCGCCCACGGCGTTCGTCTGCCCGGAGGGCTCGGTCGTGGTGACGCCCATGAAGTACCGGGTCCGGCCGTCGGGTGGCACGGCGGAGGACTGGTCGGGCTGGCGGCTGCTCAACGGTCCCTGTGCGCGGGAGATCGAACCGGTGGACGATCTTGCCGAGGCGATGGCCCGCGAGCTCAGGACGTTGAAGATCCCCGCGAAGCGGGCGCGGATCGCGCCGGTGACGACGTGGTTCACGGTGCAGGTCCCCATGACGTACTTCACGGACGCGGGCGTCGAGCACATGCGGACGACCGTGCTCGGGACGGAGGTCGAGCTCGAGCTGACTCCGACACTCTTCTCGTGGGACTCGGGAGACGGTTGTGAGCCGGTGACGTCGAGGGAACCGGGTGCGGCGTACCCGGACCGAACCGTGACGCACACGTACACGACGGTCGGCGAGTACCGGGTGACGTTGACGACGACGTGGTCGGGCCGGTTCCGGGTCATGGGCACGGACGGGTGGCGTCCGATCGACGGCACGGGGTCGACGACCCACTCTTCGGCAAGGTTTGAGACCCGTGAGGTGCGCTCCGTCCTCAGCTGAGGGGGCCGGGGTTGAGCCTTTCTTGCTGCATGCGCCGATAGGCTCGTCCCCGTGCACCTCAAGACGCTCACCCTGCGCGGGTTCAAGAGCTTCGCGTCAGCGACGACGCTGAGCCTCGAGCCCGGTGTCACGTGCGTCGTCGGGCCCAACGGCTCGGGCAAGTCCAACGTCGTCGATGCCCTCGCGTGGGTCATGGGGGAGCAGGGCGCCAAGACCCTGCGTGGCGGCAAGATGGAGGACGTCATCTTTGCGGGGACGTCGGGCCGTCCGCCGCTCGGTCGCGCCGAGGTGTCGTTGACGATCGACAACTCCGACGGTGCCCTGCCGATCGAGTACTCCGAGGTGACGATCACCCGCACCCTCTTCCGCAACGGCGGGTCCGAGTACCAGATCAACGGTGCGCAGTGCCGGCTGCTCGACATCCAGGAGCTCCTCTCGGACTCTGGCCTCGGCCGCGAGATGCACGTCATCGTCGGGCAGGGTCGCCTCGACTCGGTGCTGCGGGCGACCCCGGAGGAGCGTCGCGGGTTCATCGAGGAG encodes:
- the ndk gene encoding nucleoside-diphosphate kinase, whose translation is MSSIQRTLVLVKPDGVSRGLTGEILRRIEAKGYRLVALELRTAPDALLEEHYAEHEGKPFYAPLVDFMGSGPLVAAVVEGHRVIEGFRSLAGTTDPTSAAPGTIRGDLGRDWGLPVAQNLVHGSDSPESAAREIGLWFPGL
- the dhaL gene encoding dihydroxyacetone kinase subunit DhaL, with protein sequence MSAVTGVLDVAWARAWVLAAAAAVADAKDELTELDRQIGDSDHGVNMDRGFQAVAAKVPDAPAETVGDVLKLVATTLMSTVGGAAGPLYGTAFLRAAKVTAVPELGPDDVVALLEAALEGLVARGKAAVGEKTMVDAWTPAAAAAAEARDAGADPTGVLEAALRGAEEGAASTVPLLATKGRASYLGERSQGHLDPGARSTVVLLTAAIEVARG
- a CDS encoding DUF6318 family protein; translation: MRSSEMGPRFDDEPDPEDAMPTPATRPHDARSRAVVACVASAVLALVLGACGEDEPLLRPAPTTAAPTAAATPSASPAPAPTPSVEPNPAGLQPLPADEIDASFVTIENFFKAYEYGLESGDPAPLRSVSGKNCHMCQLLDDNIVTFAEADAEVTGGKFAIQVATLLESTNPGHQAWRLTMTQTLTTITEHDGEKSELRSFDGDALVEVAVGDEFAVTAIDTTVDE
- a CDS encoding PKD domain-containing protein encodes the protein MAEPDLRAWCEAPTAFVCPEGSVVVTPMKYRVRPSGGTAEDWSGWRLLNGPCAREIEPVDDLAEAMARELRTLKIPAKRARIAPVTTWFTVQVPMTYFTDAGVEHMRTTVLGTEVELELTPTLFSWDSGDGCEPVTSREPGAAYPDRTVTHTYTTVGEYRVTLTTTWSGRFRVMGTDGWRPIDGTGSTTHSSARFETREVRSVLS
- the dhaM gene encoding dihydroxyacetone kinase phosphoryl donor subunit DhaM, with translation MTAARTRIVLVSHADALACGLAELAGQMAPDVDIVPVGGLADGSLGTDFERIEAAVVGAPGEVLVLADLGSAVLTTQTVLEMVDDDVAARTHLAPGPFVEGAVAAAVAAQGGAGAEELVGVVRGAAGSVAQAAGAVPDGPVPDGPVPGSPASDDGADGVVARSVTVVNPHGLHARPAAEVAKLAAGLPAAVTLGGVDATSVLALMALGATAGAELEVTAHGAGASESVDAVVELVTSGFGEV
- the dhaK gene encoding dihydroxyacetone kinase subunit DhaK, giving the protein MKKLLNDPAKAVDESVEGFGLAHADLVEVRTDPLFVLRRNRPPHGTVAVVSGGGAGHEPLHAGFVGEGMLDAAVPGAVFTSPTPDQVGAAFVAADAGGGVLAIVKNYTGDVLNFETAAELADAEGVTVRTVLVHDDVAVEDSLYTAGRRGVGGTVMVEKIAGAAAARGDDLDTVAALAERASAAVRSMGVALHAPTVPHVGRPSFDLADDEIEIGIGIHGEPGRHRIKAAPADEITKMLVDPVADDLGLASGEKVLLFVNGMGGTPSSELYVVYRAARRLLEERGVTVERSLVGSYVTSLEMQGCSVTVMRLDDELTGLWDAPVHTPALRW
- a CDS encoding DUF4233 domain-containing protein encodes the protein MHASSGLPVPGQPIEAKPSARKQFTSTILVLEAFVVLFACFVAMGLQGVTGAGVDAVPEMSDATIWTAGAILMVVLVVLSRFVGSPEGLVAGSVVQVVVLATGLVVPMMFIVGAVFAVLWVMSLRLGGRIDRERAEYDAAHPETAPDA
- a CDS encoding folylpolyglutamate synthase/dihydrofolate synthase family protein; this encodes MMAKNTQPDDGRSPELAAVYAEIVGRNPEHDFEPTLGRVERVCELLGDPQRAFKSIHLTGTNGKTSTARMVEQLVREQGLRTGRFTSPHLTSITERIAIDGEPVTERRFVEIFRDVEPYVRMVDEESLAAGGPRLSFFEVLTVMAFAAFADAPVDVAIIEVGLGGSWDSTNVVDAEVAVITPISIDHERWLGHSVAEIARTKAGIIKDGATVIVSEQPEAADREIVDAAGARGARLVREGLELEVVQRRVAVGGQLLDLRTPGGIYQEIYLPLHGAHQAHNALLGLAAVEALVTGGAALPAEVVEAGFRAATSPGRLEVLRSSPTIIIDAAHNPAGAETLVEALEETFGLTRVVAVVAILADKDAEGILSVLEPHVDELVVTEVHSVRATPAEELGALAEEVFGEDRVHVLPDLASALDTAATLAESEDTVGVGAGAGVVVAGSVILAAEARILLGRP